Proteins encoded within one genomic window of Amycolatopsis nigrescens CSC17Ta-90:
- a CDS encoding Nif3-like dinuclear metal center hexameric protein, with the protein MPALSEIIDVLETAYPTELAESWDAVGLVCGDPAEPVHKVLVCVDPVEETVAEAIELGARLIVAHHPLLLRGVHGVPADTVKGALVHRMIRAGIALYCAHTNADSARPGVSDALADALGLRVLRPLDPRADNETGIGRIGELAEAEPFAAFVERVGRALPATVPGVSGAGDPDRPIRTVAVSGGAGDGYLGAATEAGVDAYVTADLRHHPAGEHLAGGAKVPALVGVTHWASEWPWCGQASAVITAGLAGTVDVHVSTVCTDPWTLRAEQHRENAQ; encoded by the coding sequence ATGCCCGCTCTTTCGGAGATCATCGACGTGCTGGAGACCGCCTACCCGACCGAGCTGGCCGAGTCGTGGGACGCGGTCGGGCTGGTCTGCGGGGACCCGGCGGAACCGGTGCACAAGGTGCTGGTCTGCGTCGACCCGGTGGAGGAGACCGTGGCCGAGGCGATCGAGCTCGGCGCGCGGCTGATCGTGGCGCACCACCCGCTGCTGCTGCGCGGGGTGCACGGGGTGCCCGCGGACACCGTCAAGGGCGCGCTGGTGCACCGGATGATCCGGGCCGGGATCGCGCTGTACTGCGCGCACACCAACGCCGACTCGGCACGGCCGGGGGTCTCCGACGCGCTGGCCGATGCGCTCGGGCTGCGCGTGCTGCGGCCGCTGGACCCGCGGGCGGACAACGAGACCGGCATCGGGCGCATCGGCGAGCTGGCCGAGGCGGAGCCGTTCGCCGCCTTCGTCGAGCGGGTCGGCCGCGCGCTGCCGGCCACCGTGCCCGGGGTGTCCGGCGCCGGCGATCCGGATCGTCCTATTAGGACAGTGGCGGTCTCGGGCGGTGCCGGGGACGGTTATCTCGGCGCGGCGACCGAGGCCGGGGTGGACGCGTATGTCACTGCCGATCTCCGGCACCACCCCGCCGGGGAGCATCTGGCCGGTGGCGCGAAGGTGCCCGCGCTGGTCGGGGTGACGCACTGGGCCAGCGAGTGGCCGTGGTGCGGGCAAGCCTCGGCGGTGATCACGGCCGGGCTAGCGGGTACCGTCGATGTCCACGTCTCCACGGTTTGCACCGATCCGTGGACCCTGCGCGCGGAACAACATAGGGAGAACGCTCAGTGA
- a CDS encoding chorismate mutase produces the protein MRLRSSLSVLLLTATAVAGTALPASAAPAGRSLLPLAASSAERVRIADKVAAAKFGTTQPIDDPAREQVVLADVAAKSPALGLDPAETVRFFRDQIEANKVVQRGLYALWTAHPEQAPTERPDLPTEVRPVIDRITGELLAELSATRQSRAGRTCAPRLVVADRLTALQQRLDTLHRRALTQSLHSTCTPDGK, from the coding sequence ATGCGGCTTCGGTCCTCCCTCTCGGTTCTCCTGCTCACGGCCACCGCGGTGGCCGGTACCGCGCTGCCGGCTTCGGCCGCGCCGGCGGGCAGGTCGCTGCTGCCGCTGGCGGCGTCCTCGGCGGAACGGGTGCGGATCGCGGACAAGGTGGCCGCGGCCAAGTTCGGCACCACCCAGCCGATCGACGACCCCGCGCGCGAGCAGGTCGTGCTGGCGGACGTGGCGGCGAAGTCGCCAGCACTCGGCCTCGACCCGGCGGAGACGGTCCGGTTCTTCCGCGACCAGATCGAGGCCAACAAGGTGGTCCAGCGAGGGTTGTACGCGCTCTGGACCGCGCACCCCGAGCAGGCGCCGACCGAGCGTCCCGACCTGCCGACCGAGGTCCGCCCGGTGATCGACCGGATCACCGGCGAGCTGCTGGCCGAGCTGTCCGCCACCCGCCAGTCGCGGGCCGGTCGCACCTGCGCTCCCCGGCTGGTCGTCGCCGACCGGCTCACCGCGCTCCAGCAGCGCCTCGACACCCTGCACCGCCGCGCACTCACCCAATCCCTCCACTCCACCTGCACCCCGGACGGCAAATAG
- a CDS encoding low molecular weight protein-tyrosine-phosphatase yields the protein MTDSPLHVCFVCSGNICRSPMAALVFREHLERAGLADRVRVTSAGTGPWHVGEGADPRAAATLRAHGYPTGHVAAQVDDEHLDADLLLAADAGHLRQLRAKLAEPDRVRLLREFDPSAGPGAEVPDPYYGEGDGFTEVLTMIERTVPGLLDWVGEQR from the coding sequence GTGACCGACTCGCCGCTGCACGTCTGCTTCGTCTGCTCCGGCAACATCTGCCGTTCGCCGATGGCCGCCCTCGTCTTCCGCGAGCACCTCGAACGGGCCGGCCTCGCCGACCGGGTGCGGGTGACCAGCGCCGGCACCGGTCCGTGGCACGTCGGCGAAGGGGCCGACCCGCGCGCGGCGGCCACACTGCGGGCGCACGGCTACCCGACCGGCCACGTCGCCGCGCAGGTGGACGACGAGCACCTCGACGCCGATCTGCTGCTCGCCGCGGACGCCGGGCACCTCCGGCAGCTGCGGGCCAAGCTCGCCGAGCCGGACCGGGTGCGGCTGCTGCGCGAGTTCGACCCGTCCGCCGGTCCCGGCGCCGAAGTGCCCGATCCGTACTACGGCGAAGGGGACGGATTCACCGAGGTGCTGACGATGATCGAGCGCACCGTGCCCGGCCTGCTCGACTGGGTGGGCGAGCAGCGGTGA